Part of the Picrophilus oshimae DSM 9789 genome, TGACTGGGGAACGGCAATAGCACCCATGAGGATTGCAAAGGACTCTGGAAAGAATATCTTTGTCTACGTTGATGAGACCAGGCCCAGGCTTCAGGGTGCAAGGCTAACGGCATGGGAGCTTGCACAGGAGGGAATAGACCATTCAATAATAGCCGACAACGCTGCAGGCTACTTTATGAAGAAGAAGGATGTTAATCTTGTTATAGTAGGGGCTGATAGAATAGCAGCAAACGGTGACTTTGCAAACAAGATAGGAACATATGAAAAGGCCGTGCTTGCAAAGGTAAATAACATACCATTTTACGTTGCTGCACCTGGAAGCACCTTTGATTTTAATATAAAAAGTGGTGATGAGATACCAATAGAGGAAAGGGATGAAAACGAGGTTTTATCAATAAACGGGAAAAACATAGGCCCTTCTCAGAGCCATGCAAGGAATCCGGCGTTTGATGTAACACCAAACGAGTACGTTACTGCGTTTATAACAGAGTACGGTATATTTAAGCCGAACGAGCTTGAAAAATTAAGATCATTAATATCAAAGGATCTATTCATGAGATAAATATTCGTCTATTTTTGATAACGATTCGTCTTTTTTCTCTTTTAATTCATTTAAAAGTCTTGAGATCATCTCTGAAGCCTCGTTCTTGCATGCACCGCACATCCTCACGCCCCCGCGACATTCCTCGTAAACCCTTTGAACATTTTTATCATCCTTGTCATGGTATAAATATAATTCATAAACCGGGCACCTTTCAGGATTTCCACCATAGATCTTTTGATCCTCTATGGTTTTCCTGCCTCCTGTGAGCGATGATTTTATCTTTCTTCTTGCATCGCTTTCATCGTCGTTCAATGATATCAATGAATCCGGGACATGCGATGACATCTTGCCACCCTTTAGGCCTGTTTCAAGCTTCTGGAACGTTGCAGATGGGGCTATAAAGTCAAGATCATTGTATTTTGATTCAAGAAGTGATAATTTTAGATCAATCTCTATTTTATCATTTTCGGTTGAGTTTTTCAGCTCGATGGTCCTGTAATCATAATTATATGAAGCATCATAATTATTTAGTAATGACACCGCATCATCTATGAATTTCCTTGAGTCCATTGTGCCCTTTATTGATATTAGAACGTAGCCATCCTTTATGGAAACGCTGTATACCCTTAGTCGGGATGCAAGATCGCGCATCAATCTTATATGAGGATCCTGATCAACACCAACAGGTACTATCGTTGGCCTTGGGCCGCCGAATTTTTTTAACTGCGAGTGAAGAACATCCGCCGCCTGTATTAATGGTGAGTTTACATGAAGCATTGATGATGAATCATTTAAACCGTATATTGCCTTTAACTCGGTCATGTTTGTCTCGTTTGATAGTATAAATGCAAGCCTCTGGGTGTCTTTATCCTCAGATTGAAAGTATATCCTGCATGGTTTTAATCCAAGGGAAATATAATTAACAATGTAATTGTTTATTGCTATCTCCCTTGCCCTTTCAAAGCCGATATTTCTTGTTGCGTATGATTCAAGATCGGCAACGGATATAAAAACATCGGCACCAAGGCCTTGAAAGAATATTATCTGGTCTATTGTTATCTTATTGCCAAGATGCATGGCACCCGAGGGCATTAATCCGGTAACGGCATTGAACTTAATCCTGTTTTTTATTGCATATTCTATATAATCTATGGATCTCTGCCCAAAGATTAAATGCCTCCTGAATAGATAATGATCAAAAAAATTATCAGGAGCTGATATGCCAAATTCCTTCATAAGCTTTTCATAATCAAAGTACTGATTTGAACCCCATGGATCTATCATGAGAGTTAATCAAAAATTGGTTAATTAAGATAACGACAACGAATCATGCTTCCCATCCCCTCGCGGAAGACAGTA contains:
- the mtnA gene encoding S-methyl-5-thioribose-1-phosphate isomerase; the encoded protein is MKVNINGETKTVLAVWYEDNKVKLIDQRKIPDEISIIELKNSNDVYNAIRDMAVRGAPAIGVTAAYGLAMAKKNNEDMEKAVELIRSSRPTAYDLFKAIDYMKKNNFSESAARRYALEITERSKKIGEYGNELIKNGDRILTHCNAGALAVVDWGTAIAPMRIAKDSGKNIFVYVDETRPRLQGARLTAWELAQEGIDHSIIADNAAGYFMKKKDVNLVIVGADRIAANGDFANKIGTYEKAVLAKVNNIPFYVAAPGSTFDFNIKSGDEIPIEERDENEVLSINGKNIGPSQSHARNPAFDVTPNEYVTAFITEYGIFKPNELEKLRSLISKDLFMR
- a CDS encoding tryptophan--tRNA ligase, translating into MIDPWGSNQYFDYEKLMKEFGISAPDNFFDHYLFRRHLIFGQRSIDYIEYAIKNRIKFNAVTGLMPSGAMHLGNKITIDQIIFFQGLGADVFISVADLESYATRNIGFERAREIAINNYIVNYISLGLKPCRIYFQSEDKDTQRLAFILSNETNMTELKAIYGLNDSSSMLHVNSPLIQAADVLHSQLKKFGGPRPTIVPVGVDQDPHIRLMRDLASRLRVYSVSIKDGYVLISIKGTMDSRKFIDDAVSLLNNYDASYNYDYRTIELKNSTENDKIEIDLKLSLLESKYNDLDFIAPSATFQKLETGLKGGKMSSHVPDSLISLNDDESDARRKIKSSLTGGRKTIEDQKIYGGNPERCPVYELYLYHDKDDKNVQRVYEECRGGVRMCGACKNEASEMISRLLNELKEKKDESLSKIDEYLSHE